In Nicotiana tabacum cultivar K326 chromosome 11, ASM71507v2, whole genome shotgun sequence, a single window of DNA contains:
- the LOC142166169 gene encoding 7-deoxyloganetic acid glucosyltransferase-like, which produces MSISRLYLLKGQSGFLSGEERMAVPHVLIFPLPLQGPVNCMLKLAELFCLHQDIHVTFLNSEHIQQRLLNCTDVQIRFKKYPNFKIMTIPDGLPEDNPRTGDQVRNLVKGVEDVSSPLFREMVTSGSLSPNSEKPVTCLLVDGIFPFAVDIAEEIGIPLLYFDTISPCALWTYLCIPKLIEAGEIPFKGNDLDALVNNVPGMEGVIRRRDLPSFCRVPDLDNPTLQFFIKEGKHIFQAQGLIFNTFEGLEGPILSQFRAVCPNIYSVGPLHIHLKKSLSSKCSVPKTSLSNSIWKEDMSCMHWLDEHPKKSVLFVSIGSLATISKAQFLEIWYGLVNSKTRFLWVQRPGSVIGLEENNDVPVELSKSTKERGCIVSWAPQEEVLAHPSVGGFLTHSGWNSTLESIVEGVPMICWPYFVDQQVNSRYVGEVWKLGLDMKDICDRAIVEKMVREMMEVRKIEFLERVREMRNLAIESVNEGGSSYKDLDRLVEDIRLMRI; this is translated from the exons ATGAGCATATCAAGATTATATCTATTGAAGGGTCAATCGGGATTTTTGAGTGGCGAAGAAAGAATGGCAGTTCCTCATGTACTCATTTTCCCCTTACCTTTGCAAGGTCCTGTGAATTGCATGCTAAAACTAGCTGAGCTCTTCTGCCTTCACCAAGATATTCATGTCACTTTTCTCAATTCTGAACATATCCAGCAACGTCTGCTGAATTGCACGGATGTTCAAATCCGCTTCAAGAAATACCCGAACTTCAAAATTATGACAATTCCGGATGGATTACCAGAAGATAATCCAAGAACTGGAGATCAAGTAAGAAATCTGGTGAAAGGTGTAGAAGATGTGAGCAGCCCACTGTTCAGAGAGATGGTAACTTCTGGTTCACTAAGTCCAAATTCTGAGAAGCCAGTGACTTGTCTTCTGGTTGATGGAATTTTTCCCTTTGCTGTTGATATTGCCGAAGAGATTGGGATCCCACTTCTTTATTTTGATACTATAAGTCCTTGTGCTCTTTGGACTTACTTATGTATTCCAAAACTCATTGAAGCTGGAGAAATTCCTTTCAAAG GAAATGACTTGGATGCTTTAGTAAATAATGTGCCTGGAATGGAAGGTGTGATCAGGCGTCGAGACCTGCCCAGTTTCTGTCGTGTACCTGACCTTGATAACCCCACTCTCCAATTTTTTATCAAGGAGGGGAAACATATTTTCCAAGCCCAAGGTCTAATATTCAACACATTTGAGGGCCTTGAAGGGCCCATTCTCTCACAATTTCGAGCTGTGTGTCCAAACATCTACTCCGTTGGGCCTCTCCACATTCACCTGAAGAAAAGTCTATCTTCAAAATGTAGTGTGCCAAAAACTTCACTATCCAACAGTATTTGGAAAGAGGATATGAGTTGTATGCATTGGCTCGATGAGCACCCGAAGAAATCAGTTCTATTTGTCAGCATTGGAAGCCTTGCAACCATTAGCAAGGCCCAATTCTTGGAAATTTGGTATGGTTTGGTGAACAGCAAGACTCGGTTCTTGTGGGTTCAAAGGCCTGGTTCAGTGATTGGGCTTGAAGAGAACAACGATGTTCCAGTGGAATTGTCGAAAAGTACAAAGGAAAGGGGATGTATTGTTAGTTGGGCTCCACAAGAAGAAGTTTTGGCTCACCCATCAGTTGGTGGGTTTTTAACCCATAGTGGATGGAACTCAACTTTGGAAAGTATAGTAGAGGGAGTGCCTATGATTTGTTGGCCTTACTTTGTTGATCAACAAGTGAACAGTAGATATGTTGGGGAAGTGTGGAAGCTTGGGTTAGACATGAAAGATATATGTGATAGAGCCATAGTTGAGAAGATGGTGAGAGAAATGATGGAAGTGaggaaaattgaatttttggaaagggTAAGGGAGATGAGAAACTTGGCAATAGAAAGTGTTAATGAAGGTGGCTCTTCATACAAAGATTTGGACCGTTTGGTTGAGGATATTAGGCTGATGAGGATATAA